GGTCTCGGCGTCGCCCCTCGGCGCCACCGGCCGCACGCCGCGCAGCGCCTGGTCCAGCGCCGCCGACATCGCCGCCGCCGTCGGGAAGCGCGACGCCGGGTCGCGCGCCAGCGCCACGTCCATGAACGACACCAGCGCGGGCGAGACGTCCGGCAGATGCCGCCCCAGCGGCACCGGCGCGCCGTTCTGCAGCAGGTGCGCGATCTCGTGGAAATTGCGGCCGGGGAACGGCAGCTCGCCGGTCAGCAGCTCGTAGAGCACGGCGGCGGTCGAGAACAGGTCGCTGCGGGCGTCGACCGCCTCGCCGCGGCACTGCTCCGGCGACATGTAGTTGGGCGTGCCGATCAGCGCGCCGGCCTGGGTCAGCGACGAGCCGCCGATCCGCGAGATCCCGAAATCGGCGACCTTCACGCGGCCGTCCGCCGTCAGCATGACGTTGGGCGGCTTGATGTCGCGGTGCACGACGCCCTGGCCGTGGGCGCAGGCCAGCGCGTCGAGCATCTGGCGCACGATGGCGCCGGCGCGATCGGCCGCCATCGGCCGGCCGCGCTCGATGATCTCGCCGAGGTTGCGGCCGTCGACGAACTCCATCGCGAGGTACGGGTTGTCCTCGTGCAGCGCGAAATCGTAGACGGCGACGATGTTGGCGTGGGCGCAGCGGCCGGCGGCCTGGGCCTCGCGCTGGAAGCGCTCGACGTAGTCGCGCCGCTCGTCGCCCTCCAGCAGGTCGGCGCGCATGATCTTCAGCGCCACCGGCCGGTCGATCATCGGATCGTGGGCGCGGTAGATCACGCCCATCGCGCCGCGGCCGATGGTCGACTCGACGACGTAGCGTCCGATCCGCGCCGGTGCGGGTGCCTGCGCCATCGCCGCCCTAGCCCAGCATCTTCATCGCGTTGGCGAGGCTGCGCCGCATGCGGTTGAACGATTCCGACAGCGAGGCGATCTCGTCCTTGCCGTGGACCTCGATCTCCGGCGCCTCCATGTTGCCGAGGCTGATGTCGTTGGCCGTGGCCGAGATGGCGCGCACCGGCTTCACGATGACGTAGTGGAGCAGCAGGTTGAGCAGCAACGTGACGACGGCGAACACCGCCGCGATGCCGCCGACGTAGAGCACCATCAGCTTGTCGACCTGCCGCGTCGCCGCCGCCATCGGCACCGAGGCGATCTGCGCGCCGATCGTCTCGTTGAGCTTCCAGCCGAAGCCGTTGGCCGAGCCGTAGAGGTCGATCATCGGCTGCGGCGCCTGCGCCGCCGTGGTGTGGCAGGTCAGGCAGGCCGCCGAGGTGATGCGCAGCGGCCGCGACAGCGACAGGATCGCGCCGGTCGGCGTCTCGCGGGTGGAGACGAACTCCTTGAGGTTCGGATCGTTGCGGAACTGCTCGATGATGTCGGCCTCCCAGTCGGTCGCGCGGTCGGCCGGGTTGGTCGGGTTGAGCGCCGCCTCCTTGTAGCGGTAGTCGGGGAACTGCGGCTGCATCGAGCGCCACACCGTCTGCGCGGACCACGACGGCACGGAGTGCGGCAGGAAGCGCGTCTTCAGCTGCTCCTCGAGCAGCGGCGCGACCTCGGTCGAGGTGTAGCCGCGCACCGCCGCCGCCTGGGCCAGGATCATCGCCGCGTCGCGCAGCGCCGCCTGGCGGCCGCTCTCGCGCAGCACCTGGTTGGCCATCAGCGCCGCCAGCCCGAGACCGACCACGAACGCCGCCGCGAGCATCAGGTTGAACTTGGTCTTGAGTCCCATCGCGCGGTCCCTCCTAGCGGGCCGACAGCAGGCGGCCCGCCTGTTCCGGCGTCAGCCGGCCGGTGGGTTGTTCCATGAGCTGCATCTGGTAGCGCCGGATGGCGGCGCGGGTGTCGCCGCCGAACACGCCGTCGACCGGCGCGGCGTAGTAGCCGAGGCGGCCCAGCGCCTCCTGCACCTTGCGGCGGTCCTCCAGCGTCATCGCGTGCTCCTCGGGACCCAGCGGCGCGGCGGCTGGCGCCGGGGGCGCGGCCGGCGCGGGCGTCGGCGCGGTGGCGGGCGGTGTCGACGCGGCGGCGGGCGTTGGCGGCGGGGGCGGCGGCGTCGCGGCGGGCTGGGTCGGCGTCGCGGCCGGCTGGGTCGGCGCCGGGGCCGGCTGGGTGGCGGCGGCCGGCGGTGGCGCGCTCTGGCCGACCAGCGGGCCGGCGACCTTGGGCGCGCGCGCCACCGCGATAGAGGTCGAGGATCCTGTCCCCAGCAGCTCCTGCACCGCCGACACCAGCGCGCCGTTGTCGAGCGTCGGCCGGCCGAGCAGCGCGACCAGCGCCTGCGCCAGCAGCGTGCCGGTCGTGTCGGCGCCGGACTGGATCACGGTGATCGCGGCCAGGCCGTCGATGGCCGCGGCCTGCGCGACGGTGTCGAAGCCCGCCGGCTTGGCGCCG
The genomic region above belongs to Rhodospirillales bacterium and contains:
- a CDS encoding serine/threonine protein kinase; amino-acid sequence: MAQAPAPARIGRYVVESTIGRGAMGVIYRAHDPMIDRPVALKIMRADLLEGDERRDYVERFQREAQAAGRCAHANIVAVYDFALHEDNPYLAMEFVDGRNLGEIIERGRPMAADRAGAIVRQMLDALACAHGQGVVHRDIKPPNVMLTADGRVKVADFGISRIGGSSLTQAGALIGTPNYMSPEQCRGEAVDARSDLFSTAAVLYELLTGELPFPGRNFHEIAHLLQNGAPVPLGRHLPDVSPALVSFMDVALARDPASRFPTAAAMSAALDQALRGVRPVAPRGDAETVVLPHAPAPAAMPAAAAAITEIAEVERRLARYVGPMAGHIVRTASGRATSFEQLCRSVSDSIEQPESRAAFLREMFDPMRASVVAASAASIVRMPSAVATPSAAVAVAQAELDLAQRDLARSIGPIAKVLVRREVAAAADAEDLWRRLAGHIERPADRAAFLRVRKAR
- a CDS encoding DUF3365 domain-containing protein, which codes for MGLKTKFNLMLAAAFVVGLGLAALMANQVLRESGRQAALRDAAMILAQAAAVRGYTSTEVAPLLEEQLKTRFLPHSVPSWSAQTVWRSMQPQFPDYRYKEAALNPTNPADRATDWEADIIEQFRNDPNLKEFVSTRETPTGAILSLSRPLRITSAACLTCHTTAAQAPQPMIDLYGSANGFGWKLNETIGAQIASVPMAAATRQVDKLMVLYVGGIAAVFAVVTLLLNLLLHYVIVKPVRAISATANDISLGNMEAPEIEVHGKDEIASLSESFNRMRRSLANAMKMLG
- a CDS encoding peptidoglycan-binding protein translates to MSRGSGGSIRSWVAAGVAAGLAALAIPAPAAAQTARIALVIGNGAYTTLPPAPACGPAAKAMADKLRAVGYDVVTRTDVTTGSFDAAVGDFSARLAKAPGATAFIYVCARGASLNDRAFLLPVSVTLERPTDVFTQGILAKTLYDTLVRGKAGTAVVALDVAPQAGGAKPAGFDTVAQAAAIDGLAAITVIQSGADTTGTLLAQALVALLGRPTLDNGALVSAVQELLGTGSSTSIAVARAPKVAGPLVGQSAPPPAAATQPAPAPTQPAATPTQPAATPPPPPPTPAAASTPPATAPTPAPAAPPAPAAAPLGPEEHAMTLEDRRKVQEALGRLGYYAAPVDGVFGGDTRAAIRRYQMQLMEQPTGRLTPEQAGRLLSAR